From the genome of Archangium lipolyticum, one region includes:
- a CDS encoding response regulator, giving the protein MYVEDDPDIREALQEVLEAAGYHVTVAATAGEGLEALRREQFHLVITDYNLPDFDGARMLAQAAENGLLNCESLVLTGASHLDGTAGYRVIRKPIDVDKFLFRIHEILAPVRDRELVRTKEHLQRTQQKEEGQRSVKVELMLYISEASPASLRALRKLEKLLAGYERSQVRLTVVDLAKERPPSFDEDRIAFTPTLVKRYPTPRAYYLGALDQLQAVTDLLNDVQVERKR; this is encoded by the coding sequence ATGTACGTCGAGGATGACCCGGACATCCGCGAGGCACTGCAGGAGGTGCTCGAGGCGGCCGGCTACCACGTCACCGTCGCGGCCACGGCGGGCGAGGGACTCGAGGCGCTTCGCCGCGAGCAATTCCACCTCGTCATCACCGACTACAACCTCCCGGACTTCGACGGAGCGCGCATGCTGGCCCAGGCCGCCGAGAACGGCCTGCTCAACTGTGAGTCGCTCGTCCTCACGGGCGCCTCCCACCTCGACGGCACGGCGGGATACCGCGTCATCCGCAAGCCCATCGACGTGGACAAGTTCCTCTTCCGGATCCACGAAATCCTCGCCCCGGTGCGCGACCGCGAGCTGGTGAGGACCAAGGAGCACCTGCAACGGACCCAGCAGAAGGAAGAGGGCCAGCGGAGCGTGAAGGTCGAGCTCATGCTCTACATCAGCGAGGCCTCTCCCGCCTCGCTGCGCGCGCTCCGCAAGCTCGAGAAGCTGCTGGCGGGCTACGAGCGGTCGCAGGTCAGGCTCACGGTCGTGGACCTCGCGAAGGAGCGCCCCCCCTCGTTCGACGAGGACCGGATCGCCTTCACCCCCACGCTCGTCAAGCGCTACCCCACGCCACGGGCCTATTACCTGGGCGCCCTGGATCAGCTCCAGGCGGTGACCGACCTGCTCAATGATGTGCAGGTCGAACGGAAACGATGA